Within Ovis aries strain OAR_USU_Benz2616 breed Rambouillet chromosome 11, ARS-UI_Ramb_v3.0, whole genome shotgun sequence, the genomic segment ttctctcctttctcctgtttTTCAGAAAATGCCACTATGTTGGATCAAACACGGACAGCAAAGGAGAAGGAAACGAggaaaaccaaagatgaacctgaGAAGGTGATGAAGCAGTGGGAGCAGGAGAGACAGCCCGAAGGTGTCTTGTCTAAGGAAACTTTGGGGGTCACAGCTAGGCAGCCAGAACACAGGCAGAGAGAAGACCCAGAAAAAGCCTCATGGAGGAAAGAATCGGGCGTGAAGGAGAGAGGTCCAGGAGACACTGCCAAAGGACAGTTTGGGGAACCAGGCAGGACAGCACAGAACAGAGAGGAAACCAGGGAAATTTACAGGAGGCCTTCAGAACTGGATCAAAACCTTTCAGATGAATCGAGCCCAAGGGAATCAGAAGGACTAGAGAAGAGCCTTTCAAAAACTGACGGAGGAGAGTTGGAAGCACTTGGGAAAACAGAATcaggagaaacaaaagaaatggaaataacagaaaattctgaaaaaatagaaaaagatgaaaaggaagatgAACCCACTGAGTAGCATTAGGATCAGCAGGCTGGTGTTCACAGGGACCATGGAGGTCTTACTAAACTGGACATTCAAGCTGAGATTTGTCTCTTATGTGGACTGGGTCCCACAGGTCACCCTGTCTCTATTACTGTTTTCCCTTTAAATGTGTATCTTTCACTCTTACAAACCCCGAGTCTGTCATTTTGCCTCCTTATCGCCACCCATTCTCAGAAGAGCCTTAGAGAATGACTGCATAGGCATGGGAGTCCCACTTGCTGAGCAGAACGCTGACATTCTGACTAGGGGAGAAACACGGAGACCCCCTCCCCAAACAAGGCCTGACCCACAGTGTCACCAAAGTGTGAAATGTGGTCCTCTCCCCCAGACCCTGTGCGAGGACCTTATGGGAGAAGTGAGAAAGATGCTAAGAAGAAAGGGTTTCAGGGGAGGAAGAAACAGGTGAACTCCAAGGAACTCAAAAAGCCTAAagtggggaggaaagagaaaggcttGGGAACAGAGGTATGGCTGCCCAGCTGCTGACCATTGGCTCATCTTGCTGAGTACCACTGTGCAGGGTACTGTGGGAGGCTTTCTGGAAGAAATAAGGATGGGACAACCTCAGCCATCACACAGCGAGGGAGACCTACTTGTAAACCCCGAAGCCTTGAAAACAGAACGAAGTGCCTGCTGGCACTGGTGGGGCTCTTGGAGCTCAGGGGGAGAAGGAAGATGTCTGGCAGAGAACAGGGAGCAGCTGGGAGTAGGAGTTGCCTTGGGACCCACCTGTGCCACCCTGGGGGCCTGCGTACAGTTGAGTAAACCAAGCTCCCCAGACTTGCTTCATCCTCTGTATAATGAGTACCTGCCTCGGGGCTGACCAGCTGCCCCAGAAGAGGAGTTAAGAATCTCACTGCTTTATCCATTTAGCCCCTTGGCCATTGCCATCCTAGTTCCAGCTCCACAGTTCCTGGAAGGGTTGGGCTTGATTGGGGCAGAGGCTGACTTTGGGCCTGCCAGACTAGGGGGAGGCAAGTGAGGCATTTCAGCTGCAACTTTTAAGGAACATAGGGTCAAAAAACTCAGTAAGCAAGAGAAACAGTATTTTAACGCAAtatcgcaaaaaaaaaaaaaattgcagaactctgagaaactgaatatttcctgccacatcagtaaacaaggatgtcacagccaGCAGCGattgcagccaccatggaaggtgagctggtgagccccaAGGGCGCACAGAAAGGGGACTACCTGCAATCTAGCAGAAACCAAAGCACTCCCTACGGTTGGGCCCTGAGGAAAGGAAATTCAGGATGTGAAAAACGCAGGACACAGGCTCCAAACAGCTGAGGTGCCTattaaaggaatgatttcagtgagtccaCACTCTTGCAtgttcccatacatagaaaagttctaaattccttaacttgggatacctggttttctttaacaataatcttttccACGTTCAgattacctgccctttgttggAAAACTTCTATATAATGCAGCTCCTACTCTCGCCTGCTCAGAGCAGTTTTCTCAGCGTTACTTGAGATGCTATCTCCCTGGCTTGAAATCCTAAAAATTCCCGCGGAATAAAACAACTCTCAGCTTtcaggttgtgaatattttttaaaccaacaGCCTGATGATGagtaaaatatcaaaattttaaagaaagacaggATTCGCCTTCGCACTTGCACAATCTTGCCTCAAATCTAATCTCTACACTGGGCCAGGGAGGGGGGTGCCTGCTTGCCTCTTTACCGAGTGCATCATTACCGGGGTGCAAGAAAAAGAGGCCAAACCCCCGCTCCCCAGCCCCCATACCCTGCCCCTGCACAGGCGCCTCCAAACAGGTGCTGGCCCAGGGCTGGCGCGCCCGCAGCGGGCGGGGCGCAGCGCTCCGCAGCTTCCTCCCAGGGCTGAGTGAGCGTGGAGTTTCGATTCGCAGGGCCTGCGCAGAGGGGGTCGGCccagcccgcccccgccccgccccggcccgcccccgccccgccccggcccgtcCCCGctccgcccccggcccgcccccgctccgcccccggcccgcccccgcTCCGCCCCGGGCTATGTAAGGCGGCTCCGCGTGGCTTCGTGCCACCGCTAGACTCCGTGTCCCTCCGCGCAGGCGGGCGGCCCCGGAGAGCTAGTGCTGCGAAGGCGGCGACGGCGGCGACCCCTTCTCATCATGGTGAGCGGGAGGGCTGGGCCGGGACCCTAATGCAAAACGAGAGTATTGGGGGACTTAGGGGCGGGGGGGAGGAAGTGGCATGCAAATGAGGACTCGAGGTTCCGGAGTTGAGTCGGGGCTTTCTTGGCTGAGGTAGGGGCGCCGCGGGGAGCATGGGGAGAGGGGTTGGCGCTGGAGAAAGAAGGGAAGTAGCGAATCGAGCCTCAGAAGCAGCTCCCTCGGAGCACACCCGGGTGGCGGGTGGGTCGGGGTAGCGAGCACTGGGCCGCTGGGCGGGCATTCGgcacctcctccctgcccagggccTCGTCTGAGATAATGTGCGCCTGCTGAGCTGTCTGGGTGCTGGCGAGAGGTGGGGCCTCGCGGCTTAGAGGAAAAGGCGCTTTACAGTAAAAAGTGTTGCCGCCTGTGGCTTGCGCAAGCAGGAACCCAAGTGGCTCAGAGAGGTGCTGCTGACACACAGCAAGGGGTGCGAAGACCTAGACTCCGACGCAGGTGCCCTGTACCGCCCAGTCCTGAGGCAGGCACAAAGACCACGACTTTGTGGggggcccagggcagaggaggaggtggcaggCTGTGCTGAATGAAGCCCTTTGTCTAGCGCTCTCTGGCCCAGCCCCCCACCAGTCCTTCTGTGGGACCATTGTCCCCCAATCCCAGACAAGAGAGTATTATCTGTTACTGGCATTGTTGGGGGAAGGGAGGCGGTCTTTGGGTGAcccttctccacccccaccctcctcgATGCCCTCAGGGGCCAGGGCAGCTGTGGTTTTACCCAGACATAGAGCCCTCCACCTCCAAAGAGGTCATCCTTAATAGAGGCCAGGAATATAAGTTAGGCTTCACTTCTAGAATCGCAGGCTTCAGGCCCTCCCCTGCAGGCACTTCCCACCAGTTTTCCTTTCAAGGTGGCCGCAGTGGGTGATCCTTGAGGCCACGATTCTCCTTAAGAGTTTGGGACTGCCCAGACAGCCCTCTGCATACTGCACAGCCAGAAGCCCTCAggtcccaaggacggaggagagACCATCTAGAACCTCACGGCTTGGGAAGGCGCCCACGGCCCCGGGGGTGCCTGTCAATCAAGGGTTGGGGTGCCTGGAGTGGGGGGATTCCTGGATAGGGCCAGGCCTGAGAAGAAGAGGCGAGGCTGGCGGGGCGGCCCTGCGTGACCTGGCTGACGCCTGTCTTCCCCTCCTCACACAGAGTAGAGGCTTCTCCCGAAAGAGCCAGACGTTCCTGCCCAAGGTCTTCTTCCGCAAAATGTCATCCTCAGGGGCCAAGGACAAGCCAGAGCTGCAGTTTCCCTTCCTGCAGGATGAGGAGACGGTGGCCACGCTGCAGGAGTGCAAGACGCTCTTCATCCTGCGAGGCCTGCCTGGGAGCGGCAAGTCCACGCTGGCCCGGTTCATCGTGGACAGGTACCGGGATGGCACCAAGATGGTGTCTGCCGACAGCTACAAGATCACCCCCGGCGCCCGGGGGGCCTTCTCCGAGGAGTACAAGCGGCTGGACGAGGACCTGGCTGCCTACTGCCGCCGGGATGTCCGGGTCCTGGTGCTGGATGATACCAACCATGAGCGGGAGCGGCTGGAGCAGCTCTTTGAGCTGGCCGACCAGTACCAGtaccaggtggtgctggtggagCCCAAGACGGCCTGGCGGCTGGACTGTGCCCAGCTCAAGGAGAAGAACCAGTGGCAGCTGTCAGCAGACgatctgaagaagctgaagcctGGGCTGGAGAAGGACTTCCTGCCGCTCTACTTCGGCTGGTTCCTGACCAAGAAGAGTTCCGAGGCCCTCCGCAAAACTGGCCAGACGTTCCTGGAGGAGCTGGGCAACCACAAGGCCTTCAAGAAGGAGCTGCGACACTGTAGGTggcggggtgggtgggtggggcacTCAACCTTATGAGCCCCCTTGCTAGCTGGGCATAGGGTGCTGCGTGGCTGGGACCATTGTTCTCCAAGCTCTTGGGGGATGCAGCGGGGCTCACCTGGCGCTGGCAGAGGTCTCCTGGGGCGGTGCACACGCAATGGGACGTGGGAGAGATGTTCACCAGGGACTTTCCCTCTCACCGTCTCCCCAGCTGCCCTCTCCCAGCCTGGAGCTAGACCACCGACCCTGTCTTAGAGGTGGGGAGAGCAAATTGCATACTGTCATAATAGGAAGTACATCAACATTTCATAGAACCCTGGAGGGAGAGTCTGGTCCaatgttttcaaattcatttttagcTGCAGAACCGTTTTCTAAAATACAATATGCCATGGAGTCCTAAGCTGCAGAAAACTTACTACTAGAACTATTGTAAACACCAGCGGGGACGGTTCCCAGGCCCTGAGTTAGCCAGTGCACCTCCTGTGGTATTGCACAGCTCCAGAGAACAGTCTGCTAGAGTCCAACCTCATTTTTGCAGATGGGAAATGCACAGAACGGATGTGGGATTTGCCCAAAGCTATCTTGAGAGCCCTAGACTCTATCGCCTCTAGAGGAGCCTTCCCTTACTGGGTCGGACCAGAGTGCCCTCCTGCTGTTTGCTCCACAGAGAAGAGAGATTTGGGATAGGGAAGGGCCCCCTAGTGGCTCTTCTCCTCCAGTGACCTGTGGGGGACATGTCACCCACCCACTAATCATCTCTTCTTTTAACACATTCCTAGTTGCCCCCCACCCATCAATTTTAGACTTGAAATATCCCCGCCGGTGTTTCTTTGGGTTGTCAGAGGTGAGTTGTGCCTATATATGTCCTCCAAGGACTTTTCTCAGCTCCTAAGATACGAATGCTGGCAAAGCGGGAAACCAGGATGCCTACACCACCTGGTGTGAGCTGTGCCTGTGAGTGGTGTGACAGAGACACACCCGAGGCAGGGCTCCTGGTTAGCACTGGTTCTGCCCTGTAGAGTGACTGCCTCTCCGAAGCTgcatttatcattaaaaattggGATCCTCAACCTCCtagagatccagtggttaagagcctgcatttccaatgcagggggcatgggttcagtccctggtctcagaactaagatcccacatgccccccggcatggccaaaaaaccaaaacccccTGGTGTTCCTCTGCATAGGACAGCACAGGAGAAATGTGGTGGGCCACAAACAAGGCCTGCCATCCGAGCGGGGGTCTCCCTCCCCTGTGGAGGGTGAGCTGCATCCTCACAGGGACTCAACCCTGGGAGCTAACAGGAAAAGCCTAGTGATGGAGAAGCTAGCCTTAAGGTTATCCCATTATCTCCTAAGACCCTTCCTGTACCCATTACTTTCTAAGACCCATTGTAGCCTCTCATCCACCAAAGGAGGCTGCAGGCTACCTATTGTGCCAGTGACCAGCTGTTTCTTGTTCCAGGGGCCCCAGCTGAAATGGGTCATGGTTGATAGTTATCTGGGTGGTCACCTCCTATTGTATCTGATTGACAGATGAGAGTCACTCACTTGCCCCAGGTCCAGCAGCTTGGAAGTGGGCTGGCTGTTGTGCTCTTTCTGGCTCCTTCCATTATACCACACAGTtcccctcctcttttctttctagtCCCTTTTTCATGACCTGCTTCCCTGATTTTTCAGATGTGTAGCTCTGTTGAAGCTCAGATTCCCTTGGCTTATGCTGCCTTCCCCTGGGTTACAAGTGCCTTAGTTTTCAAGTCTGGGTAAGAGATGTAAAAATTTGCAGAACAAAAAGCAGAGAACTTAAAACACCTTTTCATAGCACTAGAGTTGCTTTAATTGGACCAACAAATGAATGGCAGTAGATTGCTCAATTACAGTGGATCGCAAACTTAAGCTCCATGTTGGATGTTTTTCCTCTGGCTCTCCCAAGCTCTTGGTGATAGCTGCTGCGATGCCCCTACTCTCCCGCCCTGACCACCCTCCTTCTCCCCCCGCAGTTGTCTCTGGGGATGAGCCCAGGGAGAAGATTGAACTGCTCACCTACTTCGGGAAGAGACCGCCAGGCGTGCTGCACTGCACAACCAAGTTCTGTGACTACGGGAAGGCCGCTGGGGCAGAGGAGTATGCCCAGCAAGATGTGAGTGCTCCCCAGGAACCTGGCGGAAGCGGGGAGAGGGCAGGCCCCTCTGGAGACCAGAAACCAGCAGCCTGTCGGGGAAAGTGGAGTCCGCCCCAGCAGCTTAGTGGTACTGAGCTCAGTGGCCCCGCGAGGCAGTGGCACCAGCTTGTGCTGTCGCCCAGGGGCCTTCCCCTTCTGCAGATGCGCAGGGAATGCTGGCTTCTAAGCCTGTGTGCACTTCCAAAGGCTAGAAGTCCCTTACCCCAGGAGCCTGGTGCTCTGAAGTCCCTGTCCTGAGCCTGAGGCCTGGTAGTGCCCTGGAATGGGGAGTGTCGGATGGAAAGGCTCATTGGCTTAAGGGcaccagcccctcccctgcctgcagGCTACCTCCGTCTCCTACCCACAGCCTCTCATATGGGGTCCTTAACCACCTGGCTTGGCACCCTGGTGTGCCTGGCTGACCCCAGCCTCCTTCAGGTTGCCTCTGCAGGAAGGCGGTCCCTGACCCTCTGCCAGCTCCCTCACTTCTCTGCCTAGTTTAACAGCCATTTTACCTACTTGTTCAGTGGTCTCCTCCCACACGAATGGAAGCTTTCACCTCGTATCCCTAGCGCCTCCCACAGTTGCACGAACAAACACGCAGCGCACACTTTCACTCCCACCTCTAACTGTACATTCATTTAGCAAGATTTACTAGGCACCTGTTAACTGccagacagggcttcccaggtggctcagtggtaaagaacgtgcctgcaatgcaggagactcaggttcaatccctgggttgggaagatcccctagagaagggagtggcactcccttattcttgcctgtagaatcccatggacagaggagcctggtgggctacagtccgtggggtcacataaaatagggcatgactgagcacacgggCACGCACACGGTAGACACTGTTGGGATGAGGGGTCATGAGCAAAATAGGGGAGTTTTTTATGGTCAAAATGGGAGAGATGGGCTTGCTGAGAATCAGGTATACTGTAAGCCACAGTGTATGGAGTAGATTTTGATCAAAGGCCTTTATTTCTGCCCTCGCCCCGCCCTCCAGGATATTGTCTGGATACCAGGGGTGCTTTTAAGGGGTGAGTTGAGTAGTAACGACAGCAGCCCTTGCTAGGTCCTCAGTCCTCACCCTGaggaagcttcagcatcagccctctcTTACAGGTGAATGAGCCTTGGAGCTCGTGGGTGGGGAGCCCAGGCCTGAGCTCAGGAAGCCTGGCGTCGCTCACCCCTGctgtctcctgcctcctctgGCTCTTTCAGGCAGCCTGGCCAGTGTCAGTGGAACGACGTCCACCTGGCACCAGGCTCTCTGCTTGTGGCGCTCACTGTCCCTTCGCTGCCACCACCTCTAGCTCGgtcctctgccctctccccccCTCTGTAGGTAGTGAAGAAATCCTACTGCAAGGCCTTCACGCTGACCATCTCGGCCCTCTTCGTGACACCCAAGACGACGGGAGCCAGAGTAGAGCTGAGCGAGCAGGAGCTGGCCTTGTGGCCGAACGACGTGGACAAGCTGTCCCCCTCTGACAACCTGCCACGGGGCAGCCGTGCACACATCACCTTGGGCTGCGCGGGTGACGTGGAGGCGGTGCAGACGGGCATTGACCTGCTAGAGATTGTGcggcaggagaaggggggcaGCCGCGGCGAGGAGGTGGGTGAGCTCAGCCGGGGCAAGCTCTACTCCCTGGGCAGCGGGCGCTGGATGCTGAGCCTGGCCAAGAAGATGGAGGTCAGGGCTATCTTTACGGGATACTATGGGAAGGGCAAGGCCGTGCCCATACGCAGCGGCCGCAAGGGTGGCTCCTTTCAGTCCTGTACCATCATCTGAGTGTCCTGGGCCACCTGCCCCTTCTTTACAacggaagggggaggggaggggagcatcCCTCTGCttgatctttgatttttttaattttttactcaaAGTTAACTttcctgtaatttttaaaaacttgtaaaaTAACTGCTCTCTTTTCCTGCCCACCCCTTTCCCCTCTAACGCTCAAGCTTTCAACACAAGGGGGTGGGTAGGCGTCATTTAGGAACCTGGACCACAGTTGACCAGGCTGGGCCAAGTTTGGCCTGGACTGGAGCCACAAGCCCAAGCCCTGCTTCCAGTTAACAGGCCCCCCAGGCCCACTGCCCCGCACAAGGCTGGCTAGTGGGGTGGGACACCCCAGCACTGCAAGTACTCATGGGGTGGTCACCAGCCACAAAAAACTAGTGGTGGATTTGAGATGGGAGGATCCCTGGGTTTTGAGCCCATTTCCTAATCAGAGTGTACTATTTTCCAGGGTAGAGAAAGGGTTTATCTTACACTTTTGGTCCTAAGTGCCTGTCCCCTCCTCACACTGTAACTAGGTTAACAGTTTGACAACTAGGGGACAGAGTAGGCAGCAGCCACACCCCAGGCTGGCTGCACGTCTCACCCGGGGAAAGGGGTGGGCTTCCATCCGTCCAGCCGTGTGGCCCTGCTGTGTTGGTGGGGAGATCAAGGCCAGAGACAGAGCCTCAGTGAGAAAGTACCAGTCTTGCCATCTGCCGAGCCTATCCTGCCTCCTTGGTGCCTCTGGAGGCCTTTGTGTCTCTGCTGAAAGGGGTCAGTGGGCACCAAAAGCCAGTGGAGTGGCCCCTGGCTGTCACGGGCCAAGCCCTATCCGGTGCCTCTGGAAGGAGGGGTTTTAACACTGCTGTAGGAGCTGGGGCTCCTGGGGTGCCCTCCACTGCCCTCCGCTCAGTAACGGCCTTGCTAATCAGGCTGTCACCTGACAGAAGTGCCTGGACAGAAGTTACTCTCCCGGCTTTGCCCAACCTCAGCAACTTGTAAGACTGATAATGAAATAAATTGTGTTAATCCTAGCTGCGTGCATCTCTCTCCCCCTGTGGCCCGCTCAGTCTTCCTTGGGGCAAGGGCAGGGTGCGTTAGGACTGCCTTTGTCCCCCAGCTTGGGGCCATCGGTCCTGTCTCCCCTCTGCGGGCTGGGCACAGCTGTGGCGAGGCTGGGCAGCTGAACAGTGTCGGCTTTCATGAGGAGGCAGAAGGGAGAGAGGCTGGCCTTGGAGGCGCAGAGACAGCAGGGGTTGGCTGAATATGAGGGACACGTAGCACAAagcagccccccgcccccagtcaCTGGGCACAGGCCCCCAGGTGTGCCCAGCCAATCCAATCAGAGGGACCTCAGGAAGACCCTGAGTTCTCCAGGGAGGGCCACCTTCAAGTCAGTGCCACTTAAAACACAAGGGAAGAACTGACATTCAAGAATCTCTTCCAGGCTAACAAAAGGCCTGGTTGGCTACATGGGAACTTCCCAGGCCTAATGCAGTCAGCATTTCACTATGGTCTTTGCAGTGAAGGGAGAAGACGGAAAACAAAGGGGCCGAGGCtcagaaggaagagaaatagTTAGCTATTTGGGCCAAGGTCTTTACGTAGCCATCTCTACTTAGCAGAATACCAAAAATCGGAGCTTCAGCCAAAGCCTCAAGTGTCTGCCTGGATGTCCTGAGATGATTCACCACAAACACAGAGCTTGACCTGAACAGCATGACCAATGCCATTGCTTCCTGCCCCCGCTTGCCTTCCATGCAGAAAGGGACACGCGTGGAGAAGGCTAGGGGTGTTTGCTAAGAATTCCAGCTAATGAGCTGATGTCAGCACCCATACCACTGGGCCCAGGAGCTGCCTGTCCCACTTGGAAAGGGTCTGAGGGTCAGGGAGGCAGGATTGTGTCTTTGTTGCCATCTCCCTCAAGCAGCGGGAACTGTGAACGCCTGTATAAATCTGAGTTAGCCCAGCCGGGCACCTGGCACCCACTTTGGACACATGTAGCTTCTAGTGATTTCTAGTGGCCCTGAACTCACTGCCCCATGACTGGCATCAGGCTGGGCCCCAGAGCATCTCCAGGGCCTGCTTAGCATGCATGTGCTAAACAGATTTTTGAGGGGGCACCCACACCCCTCGTGGGATGGCTGACTGACCCTGAAGTCCACGTGGGCATCCACTCCGTGCCGGGGGCCCAGGTCTGGCCCCGCTGACTGGAGTGACAAAAAGCAGCTGCCAGAGCAAAGTGCCAGAAAGGGTCAAAACattttattctcttaattttttttcttttttaataaagttaaacagtaaaacaaaaattcacaAGCTGCCCTGTCcgccccccgcctccctcccctccccgcagTCTTCGGCGCTGGCTCCCTTTCCTTCACcccactcacacagacacagggTATCCAACTGAGAAAACGAAACTGCTCTAAGGACGTGGAGACATGATGAAGGGAGGAGGTGAATTGTGTCCACATTCGAGGTTAAGCTGAGCAAGTCTGCATTTTCTGGATTCTGGGTGGTGTCCTTTCATTAgccaaactgaaaaaagaaattccCTGGACCAGAAGCTGCAGGGAAAAGAAGAGTTTGTCAACTGGCTCTGAGTTTCCGAGGGAAGATCACTCTGCCCTGGTTACGAAGCGCTGCTTCAACCGCGAGGGGAAAGCCACCTGAGAGTATCAAAcaggctgggccctggggtgCAGGAGGCCCACGAGCAGGTGGCATGTGTGAAACACCGTCACCCTCACAGGGACGCTCTGGGCAGACACTTCCCTGGCCACAAGCAGGTGTGGCTTTTGTGCTCCCGGAAACCtaccccccaccgcccccgcccaTCCTCAGCAGCACCCAAGGGGGTGGATGTCCTGCTAGAAGAGGATTCTGCCGCCTCCACTGATGGGCCTCTCTGACTCTCAGAGTGCTGCCTAACGGGGGGCCCTGAGTTGGCTTGTGGCCTGGGAACTCAGGCATACCCACCTTCAAAGCTGAAGCCCCCAGGACCGCCGAAGAACGCCTTGAAGATGTTGTTTGCATCAAAATCTGTAGAGCAAAATAAGGAGCAGAGAAAGCACAAGGTGAAAAAATCCGCAGTGTGTGAAGAGGAACTTAACAGAGAATGGGTCTCCAAAGCTCTCCCAGATAACAATCACTTCCCTCCTTTCCCCAAAGTCATGGTCGAGAGGCAGGCCCACTACTTGATCCCACTTTGTTCTGTTCTACTTCCAAGTGTGTCCCAAAGGAAGCTTTCCTTGCCTCAACCCACTTTGCTGCGCCTTCTCCACAATGGGAAAGGCCATTTGCTCCTATACACTGTCTCCCTATGATGCTGGGGCTGCTCCTGAAAGGACCAGACTCTACACCTTAAGTGCCACCAGGCTGTATCTAAGAATGAGACATGGCTGAATGCATGCATGTGATGCCATACTCTGTCTACATCATATGCCAGAAAAAAAGCTGCCCGGTGGCAATCACAGTGTTGGGACTGGCATACATTAGATCATTCCCAATTAATACTCAACAAAACCTAAGGGGGAAGCTCAAGCAGCCCGCCCAACCCCCTCGTCAGTGACAGCAACAACACTGAACACTGCTGCCTCAAGCCTCCCCCAGAGTGGCGCTTTTCTCCTCAGGCCATGGTGGGCCTCACGTAGCCAGTCTGCCCAAGCTGCACAGGATTTACCTCCAGCGGCCAATCCCACAGGCACAtggtatttaaaagtaaattctttGCCTGTGTATCTGCTCATCTTCCTGGCTCCCCCAGCTCAGTGAACAGCCCCACAGAATCAGCTGTGCCCAAGCCACTCTCGACTTGGTCCTCTGCCTCTCCTGACACGCTCAGCAGCCAACTCCTGCCGATGCCGTCTCCCAACCGTGCCCTCGATCCTCTTCTAGTGATCCTGTTTTCCCTCCTCTTCACCTCTTCTAAACCAGCTCTCCTCACTGCCATCACAAATATAACTCCAGAGCTGAAATCAGGTCCACGGCTCCCTTTCTTAAACCCTTCAACAGCTTTTGACTGCTTACAGCTCTTCTCAACTGCTGGGTAGAGCAATGTTTATTCTTGTTAAAATTAGGTTTGTAaaacacacccacccaccctgaACTGGCGAGGCCAGGGTTATCTATATAGCATCATCaaccttatttttttaagttccgATTTTCTCAGTGGAAGAGAAAGGGCTGGCATTAGAGGCAGTGGTTTGAGAACTGTGCACAGCTCAGGGCTTCTTTTATCTCTAACTGAGCTCACAGTGACCAATGATGCTCTCAGCTACGCTTCACTTCATTCTAAGTCTTCTGGGGAAACTGAAGTCTGTGAGGGCTTATGGGAATGTGCCAGACACATAAGTATCAGTCATCAGACACTTtgcaatgggagaaaaaaaacttGTAGCCAAAAGGAAAAACCCAATGTTTCCTGTAGCCTCTAAGGCCTGCTGAGGTCTGACCCAGCTACTGTGTGGCTATGCCCCAGGCACCCTCTACCCTCCTAGCCAAGCCCTGGTCACTCCCCTACAGTGCTGTGCTTTTCTGCATATCCAAGCTTTCCCTTGCTAATGCTGACCTCGGCACTCACTCTGTACCCCTGGCACCTGCTATACTTGACTGCCCTCAATGGGCTCCATGTCTATCAGACCAAGGGTCAGACTTGGCCGGTGGACCAGGGTTTGAAAACCCTTGGACTGTGGGTTTGATTCAGCTTTGTTATTTTCCATACCCATCACAGCACCTCACACATAACAGCTACTCCTCAGAGTGCACTTAACAAACTGTTGGGCACTACTGGCTGATGGCATaagacacccccaccccactcctctgcccacagaatgTCTTCAGGAAAAATGCTAACATTTCACAGGTGTCAGGTTCAACCCAGGCCACCCCAACCAGCTCCCAACTTACCACCCATATTCATGCCCTCTTCGTCAAGGTCT encodes:
- the CNP gene encoding 2',3'-cyclic-nucleotide 3'-phosphodiesterase isoform X1 — protein: MSRGFSRKSQTFLPKVFFRKMSSSGAKDKPELQFPFLQDEETVATLQECKTLFILRGLPGSGKSTLARFIVDRYRDGTKMVSADSYKITPGARGAFSEEYKRLDEDLAAYCRRDVRVLVLDDTNHERERLEQLFELADQYQYQVVLVEPKTAWRLDCAQLKEKNQWQLSADDLKKLKPGLEKDFLPLYFGWFLTKKSSEALRKTGQTFLEELGNHKAFKKELRHFVSGDEPREKIELLTYFGKRPPGVLHCTTKFCDYGKAAGAEEYAQQDVVKKSYCKAFTLTISALFVTPKTTGARVELSEQELALWPNDVDKLSPSDNLPRGSRAHITLGCAGDVEAVQTGIDLLEIVRQEKGGSRGEEVGELSRGKLYSLGSGRWMLSLAKKMEVRAIFTGYYGKGKAVPIRSGRKGGSFQSCTII
- the CNP gene encoding 2',3'-cyclic-nucleotide 3'-phosphodiesterase isoform X2, producing MSSSGAKDKPELQFPFLQDEETVATLQECKTLFILRGLPGSGKSTLARFIVDRYRDGTKMVSADSYKITPGARGAFSEEYKRLDEDLAAYCRRDVRVLVLDDTNHERERLEQLFELADQYQYQVVLVEPKTAWRLDCAQLKEKNQWQLSADDLKKLKPGLEKDFLPLYFGWFLTKKSSEALRKTGQTFLEELGNHKAFKKELRHFVSGDEPREKIELLTYFGKRPPGVLHCTTKFCDYGKAAGAEEYAQQDVVKKSYCKAFTLTISALFVTPKTTGARVELSEQELALWPNDVDKLSPSDNLPRGSRAHITLGCAGDVEAVQTGIDLLEIVRQEKGGSRGEEVGELSRGKLYSLGSGRWMLSLAKKMEVRAIFTGYYGKGKAVPIRSGRKGGSFQSCTII